The Macadamia integrifolia cultivar HAES 741 chromosome 3, SCU_Mint_v3, whole genome shotgun sequence genome segment TATGCCATCACGAATTATCTTTTGGCTTTTCTtggctcagggaaagatggtcttgacctccaaattcctttcttgagagagtTCCGACtaagaatggttactttcagatttgactGTAGTATCGATTCGGTAGAGgttctgctagggatgggctacttctggattttggccatggtggcactctgatagggcttccactggggataggctataggagggctaggttgaggtggcactccaatagaaCTTCCACTGGGTGTTggctacttctagattttggccaaggtggcactccggtagagcttctgctggggataggctatgggagggctaagttgaggtggcactctggtagagcttctgctgggaatgagctaagacctaaatggttgaagaacgaagaacacttcgaagattcaaaggaatcttacaaagatctctctaaagacttgaagaacctcattGGGGGGAGGGAGACTAAAGGGAAACTTTTTCCATACAAACTCACTCAACGAAGGCAAGGTACTAAAGAATTTCAaaggcctaaagaacacttcggatcttatgaagatcgctccgaagacttgaaaaacctcaaggggggaggggaggagagagggcagggcTTCCTCTAATATGGATTCTCCTAAGAGACTTGGTGTTTTATGGTGTGAAaatccaaagggaggggggtatttataggattcttgaaccaatggggagaaaaagagaattcTCTTAGCCAATAGGGGGaaaagtggtttttctaaaccaattgggaaaaaatatggaattttgggccaatgaggtggGAGGTGATTTTCTTTGACTAATAGGGTaaaagtaagtttttttttgtgccaataaggtaaaaagataccTTTTCAGGCCAATGGAAGGTTATGgcatagggtatgctagcgagGTAGTGTATGGTGCACAAGTGATTGGAGAGAAAATCTCATCATCCAATAGGTCAATGGAACACATATTCTGGCCATCGATGGTGGCACATGAGGCTGGGTAAGGGTGGCTGGGGTAGTCGTGGGTGCACAAGGTAGGTAGGGTGTGCACGGGGAGGCTGGCAGGGATGTGCAACAAATGGTGCATCAGACAGGCAAGGCTACGCATGGTAGGGGGTGTATGGTGTAGGCATGGTTCACATGACATGCACATTGGGGCACGCAGGGCTAGCTGGTGAGGGTGCTTAGTGTGCTCACAGGGGCCTGTGACTTACATACAAGGGCTTACAACGTGCGTACGGGGGTGCACAGAGCTGGCTGGCGAGAACATGCAGCGTGCATGCAGGTGCATGCAACATGCATTCGGGGGCACACGGGGCTGCTTGGCAGGGGCACGCGGTGTTGTGTGCAGGGTTGACTAGCTATAATGCATGGGGCTGTGCTCGGGGCTCAATGGGCTGGCTAGATGGCATATGCGGGGCTATGCATGCAAGGCAGGCAGGATTGCACGTGCgtaaaaatgtgattttccaggaaAGATTATGGGAGATTCAATgttccaattttgacgtaccatatatcattgaaatcgtgattccaagtactatccatctgcaTGGTCATTCTAACCGGATTCCTTCTTATATAAAAGTCATAATTGGGCCATCTTCCCTCCCATATATGATTTTCAGGGTGTTAGGTGAGCAAgggatgtttttgggtttccttaaCCATTTATCATCTTTGTCGATCGGAAGtaagaagtcacatccaagatctgtaattcatcatagccggagcggggtgacaaaattgggtgtctacacttatatgatgcgagcatacggtggatgcaataggaccgacaaggcttcctttataggatctatatacgtaaggtacatgatccttttgatatacccagaggtacgacaagatcaagggggtgacttccttgcccattactagTGACTATACACGAGGTTAAGAAACTAACCACAGAGTGGTGGAACCGTGattgattgtgtgcaaaagtgtaatgtgggaatatcattatttgatctcagaaCATCATAAAGTGCACAAACCTCCCCgtgggtgctggcacaattataaACATCCTTGCCATTTAAAATACCTACCACCCTTGCATAGGAaccggctaccatttgctcccagagtactctccataacatgcattgacctccccgagggtgcaagcatgacagggagtccctcgccaaatgatttcacttcaagcaagACGTATGATGTGATTagcgaatataattacaaacatggggttagccaaacatgtttttagacaaatgtggtggaaaatgttcttgtatttaatagtagcatctagtgtcgggaGCTTGACATGGTTCctcagtggagtcaccactgtgagggtagcggctagaGATTACTCTCTTCTCCCCCTTGAGGGAAAGGAAAAAGACTTTTCTATtcaaccctctctcctctttttctctttctttagggAAGGgagtgtcgtgtgtgctttccTGAGGGCCCCACCCCATCGTATTACCACTtgaagatacatggaggcctatttcgcaggagtATAAAGTTCGTCATTGAGACAagagtttgatgatggtccaatacaggggatcgagatcatgcaaaaaggggtttggagtcaccacttaggattataggcctaggatCTAAGGGTGGACtaaattcctgagaaaagggtcagaatgttggtctggtttagagattcagggtaagtgttaggttgtagtgttgggaaggtgttaggcactcaatctacttggttcaaccagtcttcttattagatgcttaagaacgaatattttccatgattattcttattccgtatgcatggctaagttatcacacatatatacatggactgaatttaaataactatgtacactaaaacaaagtcaatttaaagtctacattatgatgatttggttgataaattatacctgaacttaacctcTATTTCGGGGCAAGAGGGGTTGACCCTTGATTAGTACTAGAACggactatcttttggattctcttggctcagagGAAGACtgttttgacctccaacttcctttcttgagagatgttgattggatagagttctaactaggaacggttactttcagattttgactgCGGTATTGATTTGgtaaagcttccactagggatgggctacttccggGTTTTGGCTatggtggcacttcgacagagatTCCActgggataggctatgggagggttaggctatGGGTACTCTAGCAAAGCTCTAGGATGAGCTATTTTTGGATTGGccgaggtggcactccagcagagcttttGCTTGGGAATAGTCTACTCTctagggattgaggaacttcgaaggcctaaAGAATACatcgaagatccgaagaacacttcagatctaatgaagatctctctgaacaCTTGACGAACCTCAAAAGGAggagggagactaagggaaaactttttatacacataaactcactcaaagaaggcaagggattgaagaattttgaaggcccaaagaacaatttgaagatccgaagacttatgaagatctctccgaagacttgaaaaacctcaaggggggaggggaggggagagggtagagcttctctactatggatgctcctaggaggcttgagtgtgtaaaaccaaagggagggggtatttatagaattatttaaacaatggggaggaaaggggTATTTCCTTAGCCATTGGGGGGAAAAAGTGGTTTtccaaaccaatggggtgaaaatataaaattttggaccaatggggtggaaggtgattttctttgattaataggaaaaaagtattttttttgggaccaataaggtaaaaagataactttttgggccaatgggaggttacagTATAAGGTATGCTAACGGGATAGTGTAAAGTGCACAAAtggatgaagagaaaatctcttcaccaaacTAATCATTGGAATGCATATTTCGgccattgatggtggcacacGAGGCTGGGCAGGGGTGCACGAGGTATACATGGGTGCACAGGGTAGGCTGGGAGCACAGGGGGGCTGGCAGGGGCACATGGTGTAGGTAGGGAGTGTGTGGTGAGCTAGTAGGGGCATGCGCTGGCTGATAGGTGTGCAAGGTAGGCAGGCAGGGGCAAAAGGCATGTGCGCGGGGCACGCAGGGGCTAGCATGTGCGAGGCCCACACACGGAAGGGCTGGCGGGTGCATGAGGCATGCAGGCGGGGGTGCAAGGCACTGGCAGGTGGGGGTGCAAGGCATGTGCGGTGGGTGCACGAGGCATACATGCAAGGGCACGTGGCACTGGCAGGCGGGGACATGAGACATGTGCAGCGGGTGCACGAGGCATGCAAGCCGAGGCATGAGGCATATGTGTAGGAGCGTGAGACATGCATGACAAGTGTGCGAGGCCTGCGCAGGGGGTGCGTGGCATGCATACAGGGGCAAGTGAGGGCTAGCGTGTGTGTGAGGTATGCATCGAGCTAGGAAGGGTTGCATGCAGAGTAGGCAGGGCTGCGCGAGGGGCTGGCAAGGCTGCGTGTGGGGCAGGCAGGGCTGCACTCATGTGAAAGTGTCATTTTACAAGAAAGATTTTGGGAGATCtgatagtccaattttgacgtaccatatattgttggaattgtgattctgagtactatccatccgtgtAGTCATTCTGGCTGGATTCATTGGTATATAAAAAGTCCCTCTTTCCTCTTGCACGGgagttttgggatttttgggattttaggtgagtaggggatgtttctaggtTGGATTACCTTAATCAATGATCTTCTCTATCAAtcagaagcaagaagtcacatccaagatctgtaattcatcatagctggaggagggtgataaaCTTGGGTGTCTACAGGTATCTAATTTAGTCAATGGAGGTCCAATGGGTTTTTTTGAAGTGGGTAGAGGCTTACATCGGGGCAATCCAATTTTTCCCATTCTGTTCATTCTGGATGAGGAGGTTCTGTGAAGGGGTCTGAGGTCTATGACTCAAGAGTGGTTGCTAAAGTCACTTCCTGGTCCAAGAGGTGTGCCTATTCCTTCTCATTTAtgttttgcagatgatatttttattttaatgaatgtGTCTGCAAAGTATGTGAAGAACCTCCAGTCTTTTTTGGTTAAATATCAAGCTTTCTCTGGGAAAAAATTTAACCTTGAAAAGAGtagtttattttttgggaaagtgGTTCATCATAGGAAGGATTTTATTAGTGATTACCTGGGTATTCAATCTGCCAGGCTGCCAACAAAGTACTTGGCATGGAATTGTTCAAAGGGAGAGTGAAAAAAGactatcttttttcctttactgGATAAAATAAAAGGTAGACTGGTTGGCTGGAGGGGTAGGTTGCTCTCAATGGCAGGAAGGGTGAAATTGGTGAGATCAGTAATCTCTAGTGTTCCAATTcacaatttgggattttttggtgGTCGGAGTCCTCAATAAAGGTGGTGGAAAGGTGAATGCTTAACTTCATCTAGTCAGGGGATAtggacttggaaaaaaaaattgtggttaAATGGGAGGATGTCTGTAGGCCTAAGCGTGAGGGAGGTTTGGGCATTAGAAGATTGAGAGATGTTAATTTTGCATGTTTATGTAAATTGGCAAAGCAGATAAAACTTGAAGACTCTTCAATAGGAAGTATCTTTCGTGCTTGCTTCCTCAAGGCTGATGGCTCTATGAAAAAAGggcaattttcttcttctatctgGCCAAACCTAAAAAATTTTTGGGGCTTTAATGGATCTCAGGAGCAATGGACGGTTGGTGATGGGCACAAAATCAAGTTCTGGTCTGACAGTTTGTTGGGTAATATGCCTATTATGGAAAGGTTGGGTTTGGACTCTAATTCTTTTGATCCTCTGTGTGCAAAAGTTTCAGATTTTATAAGAGACAACAGTTGGGCTCTACCAAGTGTGGGATCGAGTTTGCTTGCTATATTTTTTAGGAGATCAATTCTATCTTTATTTCTATTGTGCAGGATGTCTGTCATTGGAATCCTACCTCATCTGGTGTATTTTCTATAAAATCAGCCTAGGAAACTATCAGAAGGCAATCGCCTAAGGTGGGCTGGTTTTCCCTTGTATGGCAATCAAAGATTCAGCCTTGTCAAGCAGTCTTTGGATGGACGTCAATAACAAAATCCCTACAAACGGAAATGTGAAGAAAAGTGGGGTGTCCTTGCCTTCTAAATGTAGTCTTTGCGATCAAGAGGAGGAATCTAGAGatcatattttttatgattgTAGATTTGCAAGGGCTATGTGGCGGAAATTTTTGAATGTTTTGGGGTGTTTTGGAATAGTATCCCATGGGATGGAGAGCTTTATAGCTTGGTGGAAGTCTAAAGCGAAGGTGGTCCCGTGTCAGTGTGTGGAAAAAAAGCTTTGTGCCAATTCCTTATAGCATTTGGCTGGAAATGAATGCTAGAAGACATGAAGGTGATTCAAAGTCAATGGAGTGTTGTTTTTCCATGATCAGAAGTGAAATTGGTTGTCAAACATTGGTTCACACTGGTTTGTTTATTTCTCTTTCGGATCTGATGAGTGCTAGGAGGTTGGATTTCTCTAGGATTCAAGGTAGGCAGAGAGtcttatttgaaatattccggTGTCGTCCTCTAAGAGGATGGTGGAAGTTAAACACAAATGGGTGTTCTCTTGGCAATCTAGGTATCTCTAGAGTTAGTGGTGTGTTTCAAAATGAGAAGATGGAGGTTATGGCAAATTACAGGGATCATACCAATTTTGAGGCGGAGTTTTTGGCTGTAATATCTGGGATAGAACATTCAGAAAATCTGGGCGTCCAAAGgttgtggattgaatgtgactcggCCGCAGTGGTTACTTTGTTTCAAAACAACAAGGTTCCTTGGATCGTTCGTCAAAGGTGGTTAGCATGCATGAGGTTTTTAGATCGTGTGGAGTGAGAAATCAGTCATTGTTTTCGTGCGGCAAATTCAATCATTGATTTTCTTTCAAAGACAGCAGCTAGGTTTGAAACTTCAGCCCCAGTGACAACATGGTCGGCTTTGGTCAAGATGGATCTAGATATGGATGCTTTGGGTCATCCAAGAATTAGGATGGCTTAGTGTGTgctatttctaattttatcttTGTGTGGGTGTTGAGTTTTGGTCTCCTttttctgttgatggcaatgccgaaggtggagtaggaGTTCCTTCTTAATCCCCTTGTTAGCTGTTTGGGGCTTCTACTTGGCTCCTTTCAGCTTGTACattatttcattctttttctttttatatttaataaaaatgaattCTAGCCAAAAAAAAGGATGATTGACATTTTGAATGTGTCAAGAGTTTTCACTAGGCTTCCACCATTGGAGGGAGTTCACCGCAAATGTTGGGGCAATGCATTAGTTTTCTGCATGATAACTCGATATCTCTTGCATATGCCTCAACGCAGGGCATGCGCCATCATCATAGAGGTGGTGAAACAACTCAGGAAGGGTTGTGATTTGGACCCCACAATCTTGGTAGAAACATTCTAAAGTCTCAAAAAAATGAACTTTAGCTAGAAGTTTGGAACAAATCACTACACAGAATGCCCAACCATACACCAATTATGGTTAATGAAAAGGTTACAATTGGTGGAGTTGTCGTGAGGTAATCAGTTGAAAATCTCAATTATCAAGACAAGAGGGAAAATCTCAATTTCAAAAGCATCACAAAGTGGGAAGAATATCCGCAAAATAAGACCCACGATAAGGTAGAATTGCCAATGGTGGCCACAACAAGGATTCCTGATGAGGACCCCCGGTTGCAAATATGTTGGGTTGATTGGTTGACCCACAAATTATTGTACTTTCTTTCTACATCATGCAATAATATCAATTGCAGCAGGGTGGCCCCGAGGAACTCTTGAACTTCACCGGCCTTAAAAGTTGTCCCCACAAATTGTAACTTTCCTATTTCAATTGTAATGGTGTGTTAATCAATGTTGGTATATTTTATTGGTGCCTTATATTAAGTTGTTCTAGTTTGCAAGGGAATTACATTTGTTTCCTAGACTCTAGCTAATGATGGGAAATTAAAGGCGTGGATCAAATCATGCTCGACTAAACATAGtgtaataaataaaacataatgataTAAATGTGTATAATGTTTGCTACTAATATTTTCTCTGTTCACAAGAATATTCTATGAGGTATATacaggaaaataagaaaaggaaaaagtccTTAGGGTGGGTGTCATCATAGTTGAAATTGAGCTCATCCGTGGAGGTAACTATATCAGCAATTGCCCTGATGCCTAGCTTAAGTTCTAAGTCCTGCACCCTCCACTAAAGCTCCTTGATCTCACCATCCTTTGTTGTCAACTTCgaacccaagaatacggcaagtatcGGATCCacctaggagatcggtgaggtgtccccaccgaGAATACGGCATgtactagggggtttgggagattggtgagagtgtgcaaactttagtcccacatcacctaaggagagattattgggttagttgataacctctagcctccttaacaagGCATAACGCATCTTAaaaccttgaggcccatgggacaaagaggacaatattgtgcaagattAATGGGGCCGTGGGCATTACATCCATCCCGAGACCTATcataaaagttcaaattttacTGGGTTAGAGCACGGGTGTAACAATAATCGTAGGTCACGACTCCAAATCTTATCTTTCGCAATCCCTATTATTTTTCAATCATTAATATTCTTTCCCAGAAAACCCCCAAGGGTTACGAGAGAGAGCCATTTGAGAAATAGACCCCCATTTGTCTTCGAGCAGGAATATGGCAATGCAACGCCCACGATGTgccccaaaagagagagagagcccaaGGATTGCCCGAAATCGCCCGGCCATTACCCTCATAATAATATGTATTACACTGTTTTTTTCCACTTATTACTAAACCATGTAAAATTCATGGACTTAAAATCAATGTTATAAAACCCTTGATGCTTATCTAGTGGTTTAGAGAAAAGTGGTTGAAtgtattgttgttttatggatgtccttgttggcaacccagccacgtggcggtgatgacgtgacCAGTTTAGGTGACGTGgatggaaatgatgacatggtagtgtccagtATCACTAATAAGATAATAGAGCCACTTGGTATGCAttgagtggtttaatacatccttagtaggtggtgcgggtttctgagtcaaaactggtaaaattgactTATTTATGCTTGGGGGCATTTTTGATaataaaaatggtatttttgaaaatcgattcttcatgaaaaagatagattgtaatttacctagtccagtgcatttgatttcgtcacattccgataccgtatgaagaagttacgacatttgtggcaatcgagggcagtttcgacattgaagatgatttttttaaaggaagtgttctccatgtaacaatacgacaaaaatccaatattttcaacggttctaatttcatcatgtttcgattccgtatgagaaagatgcatcattggaaaggtctaggggcattttggtctttttacatggttgagtcaaatgattgagtcttctggaaagtcgtagagcgtccatttatggttccaacgcacttcgtttcatctcgatcagatatcgtatgaaaaaattataagtgtttctgtaaagccggttcgaaaatccaaaccaaaaattcatcagtatgctctcggtgttgggtggattttttgaaatttatttttgaattttgaagtgcttttatgtaattttgagatttttaaggtcttagttgataacGGATGTTTAGCACTGGAAATATGAAGCCAGGgccttatgtgtatataagagaatcagagggatccttaatacacggctcagattgagccatgtcggtcagattcagatctgacggttcatgcaagagcttgcgttgaagatgcttatccgatgcttctcattggtgaagtgtATTAGATATAATGGTGTGGCccctcaccatattgagtcttgattgtgtgtagcaCATGTGCATaaaatctataaagagattctccattgagccaatcatatcagatcggttccgatctaacggtcaagattgatggagctttattaaagttagccgaCAACGTACCGTGAAACTCGCTACACCAaccaatcggtgatcgacaaTGTGTCTGACAATGTCAGCGCATACGTCATTATGATGTCATCAAGATTCAAaactatggtttagatctattgtccgttggtttaatcggacagCTCAGATTAAGAGATTCCTTTTAGATGAGATCTACcatcagatttcgcccctgttgcgcacACTACCGGCATAGCGTACGCCAACctccgaagattccattttgagtgttctggttCGTCCAATTTCAAATGGcaatatctccctcatcttaactctgatttgggtgattcaagttgaagATTCTTTATCTCTTCGAGATCTACacaccagagggaagaaatcaggtagAGGGGTTGCTAAGGTGGTtggaaaaatgagttgaagctcgtggaaggctaagggtttgaatgaaagacttccatcctcttgcacttcatcaatagcccccattagaggcttaggaagctgttagaaaccaaggcagcaagctctattggttgttgccaagagaaagaaaaagaaaatggaagagaagagaagaagagggaaatagagaaaaagtttttctctctctttgtgtgtgtcttgaatgcctctcaagaaagattttctcatatccaattaatggagtttgatggttctttttgagaatactatttccccatcaaagctttatttataagaaagactaaaagaggagagagagagagagagagagagagagagagagagagagagagaggagtgtgcatgtgaatgtgaatgccattgttgctccatgaaagtaaagacaaggagaaaagaaagaagaaaaagaataacctagaatttggttcttgtgagttgcttcaagaaacccaagtgtcaaccggggttgaagcattggcagCACCGAGTCAACGTGGTTatgatccgcatcaagtggagatcgacattattgcatctccaaCAGTTACTctttgccaaggtaacctcacttttgccaaattttcattattataaatcattgtaggcaaaatgtttgataaaatgcctaagtgatagttgtaatCTATTTGGGGAGAAATTTTCATGTATGAGTgtttcactatagggcattgttataaggccaaccattttttttttttgtgtgtttagTGGGTGTTGGACAcaagggctatgtgttccttggtagttacaactacctaaacctatttgccgtgggtgcagCCTCTCAAATCattatgagaaaactagggtgaagacctagccattgtatatCATtagtggaaactgggaatgtgttcccttggctgtgggtgcagtcataattagtattgaagAAATGCTGAGCCTGATattgggcattactccgtgcatgtaggcaactggccgaagcacgtatttcttgtgttgtggatgtgtatgctcgtatttgtattgtagaTTAGAGCGTTTGActacagaatgggtgtgtacatctggtagacctgaccacttggtggtgcagtgtggatgtgcatacgactatgtatgtatgtgacagtgattaccgtgtgacgTTTATGAGatagctctgggcagcaatacaggttatgtgagtaagttctgTGCAatagtaagaatggtcagtagtatacatagcagctctgggcagcatcagtagactgtgctattaaaatataaatagtGATTGCtacatcaggggtacagctagaaaatgaaaaaatatttggcacactgattcccccacccctctcagtgtcaatcagGACCCAACATAtatatttgttcatcatgtggtcaaggaaaactttgtccaaaaaaaattgtatgcGGTACCTTTCCTTAGCATTTTCAGTTTGTATC includes the following:
- the LOC122074391 gene encoding uncharacterized protein LOC122074391, translated to MNARRHEGDSKSMECCFSMIRSEIGCQTLVHTGLFISLSDLMSARRLDFSRIQGRQRVLFEIFRCRPLRGWWKLNTNGCSLGNLGISRVSGVFQNEKMEVMANYRDHTNFEAEFLAVISGIEHSENLGVQRLWIECDSAAVVTLFQNNKVPWIVRQRWLACMRFLDRVE